The Alysiella filiformis sequence TTTGTCTTTCACGCTAATCATGCGGTTGTTCAATTTAATCGCGCCAAAATTCAAGGTTTTGCCTTCATTAAACGCTTGGGTCATGGCGGGCAACATGGTATTGGCTTGATAATCCAGCAAAATTTCAATCACTTCTTCCATATTCAAAAATGAAGACGGAATTTTGATGTCTTCATCTTTTTGCACCAATCGCACGGCAACGTGTCGCGCGGTGTTCACGCCATACATTCTTTCTTGAACGCGCGTGATGTACATCTGCATATTCGGTTTGAATGCAAGGGTTTTTGTGCCAAAAAGCGATTGATAAATCAAGCCATTTTCGTAAATGTGCAAACGGGAACGCAAGCAACTCGCCAACATATACAAAGCAGGCGCGTACAGCAAAAACATGAAAAACCACATATGCGGATTTTTGTTTTCCAGCCATGAATCAAACAACACCCATACAGGTAAAGCAAAAATGGCAAACCAGAGTATCATTAAGCGTTTGGATTTGTGTGTGGTTAATCGGTGCTGACCGAATTGTCGGGGTGCATTCATCAAAAATATCCTATATAAAAAAACCAAAACGGCAAAAAAGACCCTATTCTACCCCCCCCCCTTAAAAGTAAACAAGTTTATTTTTTACACACCCATTTGCTGTTTTTTCGCCATTTGTTCGGCGGCGGTCAGCGCGATTTTGTCGCGCACATACAGCAGTTCGGCAAAGGCTGCGCTTGTGGCGGCATAACGCCCTGTTTGCGCCAAAATTGCATAATCCTGCGCGGTGGGCATGTTTGGGCTGCCTGAAAAAGGCGGCGCGTTTTCCAAAGCAAACGCATTGCCCACACCGCGCACTTTGTCGGGCGATGTGTTTTCAGGCAGCCGAATTTCGCTGGCTTTGCCCACGCTGTAATCGCTCAAACGGCGATGATTTTTCGTGTCAAACCACGCATAAAACACTTCGCCCATGCGCGCATCGGTTGCCGCCAAAACGCTTTCACAATCAGGCATTTGATACGCCACCGCGTCCAAACACGGCACGCCAATCAGGGGCAAATCAAAGGGCGTTGCCAAGCCTTGCGCCACGCCTATGCCTATGCGTAAGCCTGTAAACGCGCCTGCGCCTTGGGCATAAACAATCGCCCCCAAATCGGCAATTTGCAGTTCGGCTTTTTGCAAAAGCGATTGAATCTGCGGCAAAATTTGCTGCGATTGCGCGTTGCCCACTTCTTCGTGAAAAGTGTGTTTCAGGCTGCCTGAAAGCAGCGCGAGCGACAAAAACGAAGTGGAAGTGTCTATTGCCAAAATGGGGCGAGTGAAATCAATTTTCATCATTTTTTTATTTCAATTCAATCATTAAAGATATGTTCAAGCAGTTTTATTTTGAGTGCCAACAATCTGTCCCCTCTCCCGCTTGCGGGGGAGGGCTAGGGTGGGGGAAAATCTGTGAAAACAAATCAATATTTCGGTTCAACAACGAGCCACCCCCACCCTAACCCTCCCCCGCAAGCGGGAGAGGGGATAAATTTCGGGTCATCTTTTTTGTACGCGAAAAAATATTTAAACTCAATCGCCACTCACATTCAACACGGGCGAGGCGTTTTCTTCGCTCAAAAGCACCGTCATCATGTTGGTAACGAGTTTGGCTTTTTCGCTGTCGCTCATGTTCACGATGCCGCGTTTTTCCAATTCTTTAACCGTGCCGCCCACCATGCTGATTGCGCCACGAACCAAAGTTTGTCGTGCCAAAATCACCGCTTCGGCTTGTTGGCGGCGCAACATGGCTTGGGCGATTTCGGGGGCGTATGCCAAGTGGGTAAAGCGCGTTTCATCAATCGCAATGCCCGCCATTTGGACGCGCTCTTGTACCATATCACGAAATTGCTCCACGATTTTATCGGAATTGCCCGACAAACTGTCGCTGCTACCATCATTGGTGTAAGGGTAATGTGTAGCCAGTGTCCGCAATGCGCTTTCGCTTTGAATTTGCAAGAAATGGTGAACATTTTCCACGTCCAACACCGCAGCGGCTGGGTTTTCAATGTGATAAACAATCGCGGCGGCAATTTCAATTGGCGTACCAGATGCGTCATTCACTTTGAGTGTATCGGTAACATAATTTCTTGTTTTTAAAGAAATTTCTGTTGTATTATAAAAGGGATACAGCCAATAAAATCCAGAATGGGGCAAAATCCCCGCATATGAACCAAATTTGGTTGCCACAAGTGCCGTATTGGGTTGAATGGTGCGAAAACGTGTGAATGCGTATAAAAATGGTACGCCCAAAATAATGACC is a genomic window containing:
- a CDS encoding SPFH domain-containing protein; translated protein: MSQTQSEKYEMPYLNGFTMVVILIVCALFLAFFGLKGNPLVIILGVPFLYAFTRFRTIQPNTALVATKFGSYAGILPHSGFYWLYPFYNTTEISLKTRNYVTDTLKVNDASGTPIEIAAAIVYHIENPAAAVLDVENVHHFLQIQSESALRTLATHYPYTNDGSSDSLSGNSDKIVEQFRDMVQERVQMAGIAIDETRFTHLAYAPEIAQAMLRRQQAEAVILARQTLVRGAISMVGGTVKELEKRGIVNMSDSEKAKLVTNMMTVLLSEENASPVLNVSGD
- a CDS encoding DUF6585 family protein, with protein sequence MNAPRQFGQHRLTTHKSKRLMILWFAIFALPVWVLFDSWLENKNPHMWFFMFLLYAPALYMLASCLRSRLHIYENGLIYQSLFGTKTLAFKPNMQMYITRVQERMYGVNTARHVAVRLVQKDEDIKIPSSFLNMEEVIEILLDYQANTMLPAMTQAFNEGKTLNFGAIKLNNRMISVKDKKFPFDQLSDIEVERGILRFYTHNNSGGLLQKGAAYVELSKVANFDVLNHLLSHSDALDSEDDVKMY
- the tsaB gene encoding tRNA (adenosine(37)-N6)-threonylcarbamoyltransferase complex dimerization subunit type 1 TsaB; the protein is MKIDFTRPILAIDTSTSFLSLALLSGSLKHTFHEEVGNAQSQQILPQIQSLLQKAELQIADLGAIVYAQGAGAFTGLRIGIGVAQGLATPFDLPLIGVPCLDAVAYQMPDCESVLAATDARMGEVFYAWFDTKNHRRLSDYSVGKASEIRLPENTSPDKVRGVGNAFALENAPPFSGSPNMPTAQDYAILAQTGRYAATSAAFAELLYVRDKIALTAAEQMAKKQQMGV